The following proteins come from a genomic window of Nitrospira sp.:
- a CDS encoding putative ATPase (AAA+ superfamily) gives MGNVWVLNASPLILLGKIGRLDLLERLAAKAVVPNAVFLEIQAGISEYQAVQSTADWAAPRRATDVPIPLSVERWDLGPGESQVIAYCLKETQRAVLDDAQGRQCASAHGIAVIGTVGIVLSAKRQGMISAARPVLETLHRSGMYLSDHVLTEGSQTDKRIAYMAMLKPWYKVVTPREDLRESVGSIPLNLSYT, from the coding sequence GTGGGTAACGTTTGGGTTCTCAATGCGTCCCCGCTGATCCTACTGGGGAAAATTGGCAGGCTAGATCTGTTGGAGCGTCTGGCGGCCAAGGCCGTCGTCCCAAACGCCGTTTTTCTTGAAATCCAGGCTGGGATCAGCGAGTACCAGGCGGTACAGAGCACGGCGGATTGGGCTGCACCGCGCCGAGCGACTGACGTGCCGATTCCCTTGTCCGTTGAACGGTGGGATTTGGGGCCGGGTGAGTCGCAAGTGATTGCTTATTGCCTGAAGGAAACGCAGCGTGCCGTCCTTGACGATGCCCAAGGCCGCCAGTGCGCGAGCGCACATGGCATCGCAGTCATTGGCACTGTGGGGATTGTGCTGAGCGCGAAGCGCCAAGGGATGATCTCGGCTGCTCGGCCTGTGCTGGAAACGCTTCACCGCTCGGGCATGTATCTGTCGGATCACGTCCTCACCGAGGGCTCTCAGACTGATAAGAGAATAGCGTATATGGCCATGCTGAAGCCTTGGTATAAGGTGGTGACGCCACGAGAAGATTTGCGAGAAAGCGTCGGCTCGATACCTCTGAATTTGTCGTACACCTAG
- a CDS encoding Putative DNA helicase — MDFRIADTFTDSLSRLTGDEQKAVKTTAFDLQLNPANPGFSFHKLDKAKDKNFWSVRVSSDIRLIVHRTPGSLLLCYVDHHDKAYDWAERRKLETHPKTGAAQLVEIHEKVQEIVIPRYVDAPKVDANQQRLFSQMSDAELLSFGVPQEWLSDVRQATEDTLLTLADHLPGEAAEALLELATGGRPSLPQPITTATNPFDHPDAQRRFRVMTNVEELERALEYPWEKWTVFLHPEQRQWVERDYNGPARVSGSAGTGKTIVALHRAAFLARTNPDARVLLATFSDTLAHALHAKLRRLIGNEPRLGERIDVHSLNTLGIRLHKSLLGPIKLATRNDVRDLLNAASQSISDHKFSLSFLFSEWKQVVDAWQLASWEAYRDVVRLGRKTRLPEAQRAVLWSIFEQCRAGLKNKGLTTQAAVFTALASQLSKERNLPFDFAVVDEAQDIGIAQLRFFAALGVNRENALFFAGDLGQRIFQQPFSWKSLGVDIRGRSRMLRVNYRTSHQIRMQADRLLGPQVADVDGNVDDRRDTVSIFNGPPPVIQVHNNEKEESKAVSIWISEHVKAGVASHEFGVFVRSEAQLPRARAAVEQAGIPFKVLDEHVETTSGYASISTMHLAKGLEFRAVAVMACDDEIIPLQERIETVGDDADLQEIYDTERHLLYVACTRARDYLLVTSVEPASEFLDDMKL, encoded by the coding sequence ATGGACTTCCGCATTGCCGACACCTTCACAGATAGTCTCTCGCGCTTGACTGGCGATGAGCAGAAGGCTGTGAAGACGACGGCTTTCGACCTCCAGCTCAACCCCGCGAATCCTGGTTTCAGCTTTCATAAGCTTGATAAAGCCAAGGACAAGAATTTCTGGTCGGTTCGGGTCAGTAGCGATATCCGTTTAATTGTCCACCGTACGCCAGGGAGCCTGCTCCTCTGCTACGTCGATCATCACGACAAGGCCTATGACTGGGCCGAGCGCCGCAAACTGGAGACGCATCCGAAAACCGGCGCGGCTCAGTTAGTGGAGATTCACGAGAAGGTTCAGGAGATCGTCATTCCAAGATATGTTGACGCGCCCAAGGTCGACGCCAACCAACAGAGGCTGTTTTCTCAAATGTCTGATGCGGAGCTGCTCAGTTTTGGTGTGCCTCAAGAGTGGCTTTCTGATGTGCGCCAGGCCACCGAGGATACGCTGTTGACGCTGGCCGATCATTTGCCTGGTGAAGCCGCAGAGGCTCTCTTGGAACTGGCCACCGGCGGGAGGCCAAGCCTGCCTCAGCCTATCACCACGGCGACAAATCCTTTTGATCACCCGGACGCGCAGCGCCGATTCCGGGTGATGACCAATGTCGAAGAGTTGGAACGTGCCCTTGAGTACCCTTGGGAGAAATGGACGGTCTTTCTTCATCCAGAGCAGCGGCAATGGGTAGAACGAGACTACAACGGCCCAGCACGAGTCTCTGGTTCGGCGGGGACGGGCAAGACGATTGTGGCGTTGCATCGAGCCGCATTTTTGGCCCGCACCAATCCCGACGCTCGGGTATTGTTGGCCACCTTCTCAGACACGCTGGCCCATGCGCTGCATGCCAAGTTGCGGCGGTTGATCGGCAACGAACCGCGCCTTGGAGAACGCATCGATGTCCATTCACTGAATACGCTCGGTATACGTCTTCACAAATCACTCTTGGGTCCGATCAAGCTTGCAACCCGGAATGATGTACGTGACCTTCTTAACGCGGCATCCCAATCCATCAGCGACCACAAGTTTAGTCTTTCCTTCCTCTTCAGCGAGTGGAAACAGGTTGTCGATGCCTGGCAGTTGGCAAGTTGGGAAGCTTATCGGGACGTGGTTCGATTGGGTCGCAAGACAAGACTGCCAGAAGCGCAGCGGGCGGTCTTATGGTCGATCTTTGAACAGTGTCGTGCGGGACTCAAGAATAAGGGGCTGACCACGCAAGCCGCGGTCTTTACGGCTCTTGCTTCCCAATTAAGCAAGGAGAGGAACCTTCCGTTTGACTTTGCCGTAGTGGACGAAGCGCAAGACATCGGCATCGCTCAATTGCGGTTCTTCGCCGCGTTGGGGGTCAATCGTGAGAATGCGCTTTTCTTTGCGGGCGACCTAGGACAGAGAATCTTTCAACAGCCGTTCTCTTGGAAGTCTCTAGGCGTGGATATTCGGGGGCGCTCGCGCATGCTCCGAGTCAATTACCGGACTTCGCATCAGATCCGTATGCAGGCCGATCGACTGTTAGGGCCGCAGGTTGCTGATGTTGACGGTAATGTTGATGATCGACGGGATACCGTCTCAATCTTCAATGGCCCGCCGCCCGTGATCCAGGTCCACAACAATGAAAAGGAGGAGAGCAAGGCAGTGAGTATCTGGATATCAGAACATGTGAAGGCAGGGGTGGCATCACATGAGTTTGGGGTCTTTGTTCGGTCTGAAGCACAGTTGCCTCGTGCGCGCGCGGCGGTTGAACAGGCGGGAATTCCATTCAAAGTTCTCGATGAGCATGTGGAGACCACCAGCGGGTATGCTTCAATCAGCACGATGCATCTGGCTAAGGGACTGGAGTTTCGGGCAGTGGCCGTGATGGCCTGTGATGATGAAATCATCCCTTTGCAGGAACGAATCGAAACAGTAGGGGATGATGCAGACCTGCAGGAAATCTACGACACTGAACGGCATCTGCTATATGTGGCCTGCACCCGCGCGCGGGATTATTTGCTGGTAACCAGCGTGGAGCCGGCATCGGAATTCTTGGATGATATGAAGTTATGA